A stretch of the Amycolatopsis sp. BJA-103 genome encodes the following:
- a CDS encoding SDR family oxidoreductase, whose translation MTTYFVTGATGFLGKRLVARLLRRPETVAVHVLVRETSRGKLPSHEKLVPVTGDLTDPSLGIDPARLGHLDHVVHLGAIYDLTADEAANRAANVDGTRNVLEFAAAAKAGLFHHVSSIAVAGQYAGRFTEADFDLGQSFASPYHATKFEAEKLVRRHGKTPYRVYRPSAVAGDSRTGEMDKIDGPYYFLPAISRLATLPRRLPLAAPDLGATNIVPVDYVVEAIEHLMHVDAPGGSTYHLASPRPQPLHEVYNAFARAAGGPKISAVLPARPSGALKRAGIRLAKSAAAGFDRVPGGRSARAAVLAELGIPLEVLPHLSLEVDFDTSATTAALEGSGISLPPLKEYAGPLYRYWLGHLDPDRGRRRPGPEPLDGRKVLITGASSGIGRASALAVAAKGAEVILVARRADELEEVREQIVAAGGKASAYPCDLTDGGAVDALVKDVLAAHGAVDMLVNNAGRSIRRSLSLSTERIHDFERTMAINYFGPVRLTLGLLPSMTARGFGHVVNVTTQGLQTDTPRFSAYLASKAALEEFGLTAGRETLSDGVTFTSVRMPLVRTDMITPTGSYRGMPSSSPERAATLVVKALEKRPEILNLPEGTAAELVTLVAPKTTRFFAHLVYRAMPESAPESRGLPRKAPLASVAGAVTRLVWRRRP comes from the coding sequence ATGACCACCTACTTCGTGACGGGCGCGACGGGTTTTCTGGGCAAACGCCTGGTCGCGCGCCTACTACGGCGACCTGAGACCGTAGCCGTCCATGTTCTCGTGAGGGAGACCTCACGCGGGAAGCTCCCGAGCCACGAGAAGCTCGTTCCCGTCACCGGCGATCTGACCGACCCCTCGCTGGGCATCGATCCCGCCCGTCTGGGTCACCTCGACCACGTCGTGCACCTCGGCGCGATCTACGACCTCACCGCGGACGAAGCGGCCAACCGGGCGGCCAACGTCGACGGCACCCGCAACGTCCTGGAGTTCGCCGCCGCCGCGAAGGCCGGGCTCTTCCACCACGTCTCGTCGATCGCGGTCGCCGGGCAGTACGCCGGGCGCTTCACCGAGGCCGACTTCGATCTCGGCCAGTCCTTCGCGTCGCCGTATCACGCGACGAAGTTCGAGGCCGAGAAACTCGTGCGACGGCACGGGAAAACGCCGTACCGCGTGTACCGGCCGTCCGCCGTGGCCGGCGATTCGCGCACCGGCGAGATGGACAAGATCGACGGCCCGTACTACTTCCTCCCGGCGATCTCGCGGCTCGCCACGCTGCCGCGCCGCCTCCCGCTGGCCGCCCCGGATCTCGGCGCCACGAACATCGTGCCGGTCGACTACGTCGTCGAAGCGATCGAGCACCTCATGCACGTCGACGCGCCCGGCGGCAGCACGTACCACCTCGCGTCGCCGCGACCGCAGCCGTTGCACGAGGTCTACAACGCCTTCGCGCGGGCCGCGGGCGGCCCGAAGATCTCCGCCGTCCTCCCCGCCCGGCCGTCCGGAGCGCTGAAACGCGCCGGAATCCGGCTGGCGAAGTCCGCGGCTGCCGGATTCGATCGCGTTCCTGGCGGACGCTCGGCCCGCGCGGCGGTACTGGCGGAACTCGGCATCCCGCTCGAGGTCCTGCCGCATCTGAGCCTGGAGGTCGACTTCGACACGAGCGCGACCACGGCGGCGCTCGAAGGCAGCGGGATCTCCTTGCCGCCGTTGAAGGAATACGCCGGTCCGCTCTACCGGTACTGGCTCGGGCACCTGGACCCCGATCGCGGCCGCCGCCGTCCGGGGCCGGAACCGCTCGACGGCCGCAAGGTACTGATCACCGGCGCCTCTTCGGGGATCGGGCGCGCGTCCGCGCTGGCAGTCGCCGCGAAGGGCGCCGAAGTGATCCTCGTGGCCAGGCGGGCCGACGAACTCGAAGAGGTCCGCGAGCAGATCGTCGCGGCGGGCGGCAAGGCGTCCGCGTACCCGTGCGACCTCACCGACGGCGGCGCTGTCGACGCTCTGGTCAAGGACGTGCTCGCCGCGCACGGCGCCGTCGACATGCTGGTCAACAACGCGGGCCGCTCGATCCGGCGCTCGCTTTCGCTGTCCACCGAACGGATCCACGACTTCGAGCGCACGATGGCGATCAACTACTTCGGTCCCGTGCGGCTGACGCTCGGCCTGCTGCCGTCGATGACCGCCCGCGGGTTCGGCCACGTCGTCAACGTGACCACCCAAGGACTGCAGACCGACACGCCGCGGTTTTCCGCTTACCTGGCCTCGAAGGCCGCCCTGGAGGAGTTCGGGCTGACCGCCGGCCGGGAGACCCTTTCCGACGGCGTCACCTTCACCTCGGTCCGGATGCCGCTGGTGCGCACCGACATGATCACCCCCACCGGGTCCTACCGCGGCATGCCGTCGAGTTCTCCCGAACGCGCCGCCACTCTCGTGGTGAAGGCACTGGAGAAACGACCGGAGATCCTGAATCTGCCCGAAGGCACGGCGGCCGAGTTGGTGACGCTCGTCGCACCCAAGACGACGCGGTTCTTCGCCCATCTCGTCTACCGCGCGATGCCGGAGTCCGCGCCGGAATCCCGTGGCCTGCCCCGGAAGGCCCCGCTCGCCTCGGTGGCGGGCGCGGTCACGAGGCTGGTCTGGCGCCGTCGTCCCTGA